The DNA segment CATCGAACATTGTCAAAAATAGAAAAAATTCTTCAACATTCCGAATTATGTTAAAAATTCTAATATCATAGTCAAGGTATAAACAACTATGTCAAAGGGAAGATTTAATTGGATTTTTATTCCATTCTTGATATCCACTATTTTTTTAAATTGTATCTCAATGATGTTGCAGAACAATATTGCTGAAGGTGATAGTGAAATAGTTACGATAGAGGTAGGAAATTCCCCATATGGGTTAGCATTTGATCCTAATGTAGGTACTATTTATGTGGCTAATTGGGGAGACAATAATGTTACAGTCATCAACGGATCAACAAATACCGTTATAGGAGATCCAATCGCTGTGGAAATGGGTCCCAATTCATTGGCTTATGATGGACATAATCATTACGTATATGTAACAAACGCTCAAAATGATTCGCTTAGTATTATCAATACTTTGAACAAATCTATGAACAGTTATTCTGTCCCTGTAGGTGATCTACCAACTGGAGTTGCAATAAGCACAAACGAGAACATGATTTATGTAACTAATGCAAAAGATGATAATGTTACAGTCATCAACGGATCAACAAATACCGTTATAGGAGATCCAATCGCTGTTGGAGATCAACCTAGAGGTCTAGCCTTTAATCCTTTCAATAATTATATTTATGTTGCTAATTATCGTTCAAATACAGTCACAGTCATAGATGGAACAACAAATACCGTTATAGATACCATAGATGTAGCTCCAACGCCAATTAGAATCGCAATAAACCCCAATGAAGGAACAGTATATGTGAGTCATTATAAATTAAACGAGAGATCTCAAAATGATCCTATTTCTGTAATCAATGGATCCACAAACGAAGTAGTAGACAGAATTCCTGTATGTATAGCTCCAATTGGACTGGCCGTCAATCCTAATACTGATAAGGTATTTGTAGCAAATTCGGGTTCGGCAAGAGTATCTGTAATAAATCCTTTGGTTAATGATTCAATAGGAATTCCCCCAATAGACGTCGATCTTGAGCCCTATGCTGTGGTCATCAACAATTTGACCGATAGCGTGTATGTTGCAAATTACAATACTAGCACAGTTTCTGTTATAGAGGATTCGGATCCTAATTTTGAAACTACGGCAACACGTGCTTTATGTCCACCGATCCCACATCCAGAACATTAGTTACAGAATGAGGGTTTAGTTCGAATCCTGCTTCTTTAATCGTATATCCACTGTTTAGTTATGACCTACTTCGACTACTAATTCATTAGGATTTTGATTGACTGCAATAACCCTTATTTTTACGTTAGACAAAGGATCTATGAATGTAATCCCGGGTTTAAGTATAGATAAGTAAAAATTAGTTCTATTATCGGGTGACGCATCTATAAGAAGTGATGCACTAGAATTTCTATTTGGAAAGGAAACATGTAGCAATGAGCCATTGAATAGATCTCCGTGATATCCGGATGTCTGATTAAATGTAATTGGCTGTCTGAATTCTATATATAAAAAGTCATCAATATCCCTTTGAATTTTTAGTATTTTTAAATCATCTGTAATCATTTCTATGGGTTTTAAAGTGTATCTTTGGGTATCTGCAATATCAGTTAGAGTAAGAATATTTGATGTGGATAGCCAATCCAAGGTCTCCAGATGAGGGGCATTTAGATGATAATTGTTATTTTGTCCCATTATATCATAGGGATCAGATTCTTCATAAACGATGCACCGAGGCTGAAAATTTATTGAAGATTCAGGAAGAGATATTTGTCTGCATTCGAGTGCATTAGCATGTCCTAAACCAAGATTGTGGCCGATCTCATGACCAATTACACTGAGGAGACTTGAAGAGTTAGACTGCGGTAGCAATTGGATAAAAGAAAGATCCATACTAACTTTGCCATTGGATGTATCAATTGTATCGACATCAAATGAGTTCCAGGCTAAACCAGGCATATCACAATAATCCCCAGAATAATGTGCTAATAGAATCAAATAATCATAATTGGGAAAATATACATCGGAGTCAGAAATGGAAGAAACATTGTCTACATAATTTTTCAAAGTGATTTCACTATTGAATGGACAATAAGGGCTGGATTCATCGATAGTATTCAAACGATAAGGTCCAAAAATGTCCGAATCTAAGATAAAGCGATTCCCCGAATTGATTGAATAATACTGATTTAGTTGAGACAAGCTGTTACTAATTACAGAATTATTAAATGATAAATCATTCTCATTTCCCAAATTTACCAATATAGCTGCGGCCCTCTTATTTCCTTCAAGAGCTGGCATGGCAGTATCATTGTTGTCCTGTACTATAATGCTTGTTGAGTTATCAAGCCTATTGTCAAAAAAAAGGCTATTATTTAACATAAACCCTGTAATTGAAACATTTGATCCAGATTGCAGATCAAGGTTTTTTGTTGGATACAAAGGAACAATTTGATCTTTATCTGATGGAATTATGCTGTAAGATTCTTTATATTGTCCAGCCTCATCATAATCGATATGAAGAATCATTAGTTTTCCGTCAATAGTTTTTTGTCCCTTAATACAGTTGTGATCTGTATTTATATGCGAGTTTACCTGTTTAAGTGAAGGATTTTCTAAACTCGTGTTATTATTTTCATAAAGTTCAATAACATTAGATTCTGAATTATTTAATTTGATGTTGTCCAGTAGATTACTTTGATTAATGGAAGTAACGGTACTATTTTTAAATACTTGATTGAAACCATACTTTGAAATACAGAACAATGGGTTAGAATCATCCAAAGCCCATAATTCCGATGGCGCCGAGAAACCTAATAAAATTAATGAAAAGATGCTTACAACAATAAAAGGAACTAAATTCTGATTTATCATATCCATAATCGTGTGAACATTTAGATAAGTATTATATAATATCCAGATTTCATAATTTATTCAATCATATACTTTTGATTAACCAAACGGAAATTTTATTATACTTTGAGGATCGTATATGTTGTGTATTAATAATTGTATAAAGGATACCTCATATCAATCAAAAAAAAGCACATAGTTGTATTAATCTCCTTTTCAATTGTTTTGATTATAGGAATAGCTTATGGACTTTCAATCATGGAAGTCAATCATCTTTTAATTTCTATTATTTTATCAATTATGATAATGATACTGGTCATTTTTGTACATCTGAATTATACAAAAAAAGAGGAAAAAATTAAATAGGTACTCATTGAATTTAGGAACACTTCCCATGTAAATAGATTTAGCATACCCATGTTAATCATAAGAATGGAGGGAGAGAGGAATGTCCGTAACGTCCTTTACAAATAAACTCAATTTGGCATACATAACGTCAACTATTCTTTTGGCTATTTTAGTTGGAACAATGACTGTTGATATCCTACTAGGCGATTTATCATTAGTACTTGGGAATTTTTCGTGGGCAATTCCTTTATTTATTCTAATGGTAATCATCTACGCCTTCATTCAATATTTTACAATTCAAACTATTAGAAAGAACAATGAGGATGTTGAAAAGAGAAACAGCACAGTGAGACGAGTTTCTTTGGGAATGTATTTTTTTCAATACATAATCATTTCTCTCCTTTTGTATCTGACCGGCTCGATGCTTGTAAGGAATTCCTATGATACTTCCCTTGTAATGGTCTTGATAGGAATGAGTTACGCGGCCACTTCAATTATTTTCGCAATGCTGTCCCTACAATTCATAAAATGGTATTTAGCAAATCGTAACTTTTTAGTATTACTATATTTTGTTGTTACTATCGTTATTTCATTTAGAATTATTGCAATAATCCCCTTTTATGAGGATCTGCTTGCCAGTGTTCCTGTAGAAAGGAGCGCAGAATCCTTAGTTCCCGAATACAATCCAGAAATATTTCTCAACAACATTTATGGTATTTCTAGTGGAGTAGCTAATATTTTATTATGGATAAGCA comes from the Candidatus Nitrosocosmicus arcticus genome and includes:
- a CDS encoding YncE family protein, whose protein sequence is MSKGRFNWIFIPFLISTIFLNCISMMLQNNIAEGDSEIVTIEVGNSPYGLAFDPNVGTIYVANWGDNNVTVINGSTNTVIGDPIAVEMGPNSLAYDGHNHYVYVTNAQNDSLSIINTLNKSMNSYSVPVGDLPTGVAISTNENMIYVTNAKDDNVTVINGSTNTVIGDPIAVGDQPRGLAFNPFNNYIYVANYRSNTVTVIDGTTNTVIDTIDVAPTPIRIAINPNEGTVYVSHYKLNERSQNDPISVINGSTNEVVDRIPVCIAPIGLAVNPNTDKVFVANSGSARVSVINPLVNDSIGIPPIDVDLEPYAVVINNLTDSVYVANYNTSTVSVIEDSDPNFETTATRALCPPIPHPEH